In Xanthomonas theicola, a single genomic region encodes these proteins:
- a CDS encoding alpha-ketoacid dehydrogenase subunit beta, giving the protein MTATPITLIEAVTQALAWELQHDPSVLVLGEDVGVNGGVFRATAGLQQRFGAQRVLDTPLDETTIAGLSVGLAAQGMKPVAEAQFDGFVYPMVDHLICHAARLRTRTRGRLHCPMVLRVPWGGGIRAPEHHSEANEAIFTNVPGLRVVLPSSPQRAYGLLLAAIRDLDPVIYMEPKRLYRQYKEVVADDGEALPLDVCFVLRDGSDVTLVAWGAQVKEALEAADRLGADDISAEVIDVATLRPLDFDTIAESVARTGRCVIVQEAPRSAGFGAEIAARLAEQSMYDLVAPVQRVTGYDTHIPLFRLEMKYLPSVDKIVAAAKRAVAAG; this is encoded by the coding sequence ATGACCGCCACGCCCATCACCCTCATCGAAGCGGTGACCCAGGCCCTGGCCTGGGAACTGCAGCACGACCCGTCGGTGCTGGTGCTGGGCGAGGACGTGGGCGTCAACGGCGGCGTGTTCCGCGCCACCGCCGGCCTGCAGCAGCGCTTCGGCGCGCAGCGCGTGCTGGATACCCCGCTGGACGAGACCACCATCGCCGGGCTCAGCGTCGGCCTGGCCGCGCAGGGCATGAAGCCGGTGGCCGAGGCCCAGTTCGACGGCTTCGTCTACCCGATGGTCGATCATCTGATCTGCCACGCCGCGCGCCTGCGCACCCGCACCCGCGGCCGCCTGCACTGCCCCATGGTGCTGCGCGTGCCGTGGGGCGGCGGCATCCGCGCGCCGGAGCACCACAGCGAGGCCAACGAGGCGATCTTCACCAACGTGCCCGGCCTGCGCGTGGTGCTGCCGTCCTCGCCGCAGCGCGCCTACGGCCTGCTGCTGGCGGCGATCCGCGACCTGGACCCGGTGATCTACATGGAGCCCAAGCGCCTGTATCGCCAGTACAAGGAAGTCGTCGCCGACGACGGCGAGGCGCTGCCGCTGGACGTGTGCTTCGTGCTGCGCGACGGCAGCGACGTGACCCTGGTCGCCTGGGGCGCGCAGGTCAAGGAAGCGCTGGAAGCGGCCGACAGGCTCGGCGCCGACGACATCAGCGCCGAGGTCATCGACGTGGCCACGCTGCGCCCGCTGGACTTCGACACCATCGCCGAATCGGTGGCGCGCACCGGTCGCTGCGTGATCGTGCAGGAAGCCCCGCGCAGCGCCGGCTTCGGCGCCGAGATCGCCGCGCGCCTGGCCGAGCAGTCGATGTACGATCTGGTGGCGCCGGTGCAGCGCGTGACCGGCTACGACACGCATATCCCGTTGTTCCGGCTGGAGATGAAATACCTGCCGAGTGTGGACAAGATCGTCGCGGCGGCCAAGCGCGCCGTCGCCGCGGGTTGA
- a CDS encoding ATP-binding response regulator — MPTTGTKLGPIRILMVEDSPEDAELLSDQLLDAGLEATFRRVESEPTLREALGEFAPDIVLSDLSMPGFSGHEALRVLREHGSAIPFIFVSGTIGEETAVEALRDGANDYIIKHNPTRLPSAVTRAIREARSERERQRVEGELMRAQRLESLAMLAAGLSHDLRNILQPLLIVPELMVGRSDDPQLRHLADVIAECGRRGHEMAESMLSFVRGSRTPSERVLIAGLFQAVQMLLKSSLPERVGLRVEVVDAELSIEANYTELQQCLLNLGLNAIQAMPGGGTLDFSATPAIGADGSEQVRILVRDTGVGMDADTQAHLFSPFFTTKPDGTGLGLISCKRVVESYGGSIGVDSTPGVGTCFELLIPLRGHAPSAEPELGIPMGDGQRVLLVDGEATRLSLLGNALSSQGYRPQLASDGAAALRDVREHGMPDLVIVDSDIILLSAVSLLLALQDLDYRGPAIVLEDAGTALQRDHFPRDIAVHVLRKPLEMQRVFRAVAHALESG, encoded by the coding sequence ATGCCCACGACCGGCACCAAGCTTGGACCGATCCGGATCCTGATGGTCGAGGATTCGCCGGAGGATGCCGAACTGCTGTCCGACCAGTTGCTGGATGCCGGACTGGAGGCGACCTTCCGCCGGGTGGAAAGCGAGCCCACCCTGCGCGAGGCGCTGGGCGAGTTCGCGCCGGATATCGTGCTGTCGGACCTGAGCATGCCGGGCTTCTCCGGGCACGAGGCGTTGCGGGTGCTGCGCGAGCACGGCAGCGCGATCCCCTTCATCTTCGTCTCCGGCACCATCGGCGAGGAGACCGCGGTGGAGGCGCTGCGCGACGGCGCCAACGACTACATCATCAAGCACAACCCGACCCGGCTGCCGTCGGCGGTGACACGCGCGATCCGCGAGGCGCGCAGCGAGCGCGAGCGGCAGCGGGTGGAAGGCGAGCTGATGCGTGCGCAGCGACTGGAGAGCCTGGCGATGCTGGCCGCCGGGCTGAGCCACGACCTGCGCAACATCCTGCAGCCGCTGCTGATCGTGCCGGAGCTGATGGTCGGGCGCAGCGACGATCCGCAGCTGCGGCACCTGGCGGACGTCATCGCCGAGTGCGGCCGGCGCGGTCACGAGATGGCCGAATCGATGCTGTCGTTCGTGCGCGGCTCGCGCACGCCCAGCGAGCGGGTCTTGATCGCCGGCCTGTTCCAGGCGGTGCAGATGCTGCTCAAGAGCAGCCTGCCCGAGCGGGTCGGCTTGCGCGTGGAGGTGGTCGACGCCGAGCTGTCGATCGAGGCCAACTACACCGAGTTGCAGCAATGCCTGCTCAACCTCGGCCTGAACGCGATCCAGGCGATGCCCGGTGGCGGCACGCTGGATTTCTCGGCGACGCCGGCGATCGGCGCCGACGGCAGCGAACAGGTGCGGATCCTGGTCCGCGACACCGGCGTGGGCATGGACGCGGACACTCAGGCGCACCTGTTCAGCCCGTTCTTCACCACCAAGCCCGACGGCACCGGCCTGGGCCTGATCTCGTGCAAGCGCGTCGTCGAAAGCTACGGCGGCAGCATCGGCGTGGACAGCACTCCGGGCGTGGGCACCTGCTTCGAACTGCTGATCCCGCTGCGAGGCCACGCACCCTCGGCCGAGCCGGAACTGGGGATCCCGATGGGCGACGGCCAGCGCGTGTTGCTGGTCGACGGCGAGGCCACGCGCCTGTCGCTGCTCGGCAACGCCTTGTCCAGCCAGGGTTACCGGCCGCAGCTGGCCTCCGACGGCGCCGCGGCGCTGCGCGATGTGCGCGAGCATGGCATGCCGGACCTGGTGATCGTGGACAGCGACATCATCCTGCTGTCGGCGGTGAGCCTGCTGCTGGCCCTGCAGGACCTGGACTACCGCGGCCCGGCGATCGTGCTCGAGGATGCCGGCACCGCGCTGCAGCGCGATCACTTCCCGCGCGACATCGCCGTGCACGTGCTGCGCAAGCCGCTGGAGATGCAGCGCGTGTTCCGCGCGGTGGCGCATGCGTTGGAGAGCGGCTGA
- a CDS encoding dihydrolipoamide acetyltransferase family protein has product MSQIKNFNLPDLGEGLPDATIVEWFVKEGDNIRLDEPLVSMETAKAVVEVPSPVSGKVLKLAGAPGDIVVTGSMLAQFAPDPDLPQRAEGQDTGHHHGGAAPANPGKGAGAEASGDNDRVVASDTGGELHDADVAHRESESESARDDAGTVVGAMQSSNAVHRERTVSVGGVRAMPAVRALARKLGVDLARVSASGGDGAVTLADVKQAAADGSVAAGAAQGGLGPSAATPRPPQVAAEAAPTTAAAAPSRTPLSTAGKPMRTQPPGVVAHGQPEPLKGVRRNMARVMAEAQRQVVLTTLNDDADLHAWTPGNDTTVRLVRALVAACRAVPALNAWFDGGTLTRTLHAQVDLGIAVDTDDGLFVPALRNADMLDPRGIREGINRLRQQVEARSIAASELSGHTISLSNFGMFAGRYATPIVVPPCVAIVAAGRARHQLVPVLGGVETHKLLPLSLSFDHRACTGGEAARFLRAMLDDLAAPS; this is encoded by the coding sequence ATGAGCCAAATCAAGAACTTCAATCTGCCCGACCTGGGCGAAGGTCTGCCCGACGCCACCATCGTCGAGTGGTTCGTCAAGGAAGGCGACAACATCCGGCTCGACGAGCCGCTGGTGTCGATGGAGACCGCCAAGGCCGTGGTCGAGGTCCCGTCGCCGGTCTCGGGCAAGGTACTGAAGCTGGCCGGCGCACCGGGCGACATCGTCGTCACCGGCAGCATGCTGGCGCAGTTCGCGCCCGACCCCGACCTGCCGCAGCGCGCCGAAGGCCAGGACACCGGCCATCACCACGGCGGCGCTGCGCCGGCCAATCCCGGCAAGGGCGCCGGCGCCGAGGCGTCGGGCGACAACGACCGCGTGGTCGCTTCCGACACCGGCGGCGAACTGCACGATGCCGACGTGGCGCATCGCGAAAGCGAGAGCGAGAGCGCACGCGACGATGCCGGCACTGTGGTCGGTGCGATGCAGAGCTCCAACGCCGTGCACCGCGAGCGCACGGTCTCGGTCGGCGGGGTCCGCGCGATGCCCGCGGTACGCGCGCTGGCCAGGAAACTGGGCGTGGACCTGGCACGGGTAAGCGCCAGTGGCGGCGACGGCGCAGTGACCCTGGCCGACGTCAAACAGGCCGCAGCCGACGGCTCGGTTGCTGCAGGAGCGGCTCAGGGTGGCCTCGGGCCATCGGCGGCGACCCCACGGCCGCCACAGGTCGCGGCTGAAGCCGCTCCTACAACAGCCGCCGCCGCACCGTCGCGCACGCCATTGTCCACCGCCGGCAAGCCGATGCGCACGCAGCCGCCCGGCGTCGTCGCACACGGCCAGCCCGAGCCGCTCAAGGGCGTGCGCCGCAACATGGCCAGGGTGATGGCCGAGGCGCAGCGCCAGGTGGTGCTGACCACGCTCAACGACGATGCCGACCTGCATGCCTGGACGCCCGGCAACGACACCACGGTGCGCCTGGTGCGCGCGCTCGTCGCCGCCTGCCGGGCGGTGCCGGCGCTGAACGCATGGTTCGACGGCGGCACGCTGACCCGCACCCTGCATGCGCAGGTCGATCTCGGCATCGCCGTGGACACCGACGACGGGCTGTTCGTACCGGCGCTGCGCAATGCCGACATGCTCGACCCGCGCGGCATCCGCGAAGGCATCAACCGCCTGCGCCAGCAGGTGGAAGCGCGCAGCATCGCCGCCTCGGAGCTGAGCGGCCACACCATCTCGCTGTCCAACTTCGGCATGTTCGCCGGCCGCTACGCCACCCCGATCGTGGTACCGCCGTGCGTGGCCATCGTCGCCGCCGGCCGCGCCCGCCACCAGTTGGTGCCGGTGCTGGGCGGCGTGGAGACGCACAAGCTGCTGCCGCTGTCGCTGAGCTTCGACCACCGCGCCTGCACCGGCGGCGAGGCGGCGCGCTTCCTGCGCGCGATGCTCGACGACCTGGCCGCGCCCAGCTGA
- a CDS encoding response regulator codes for MTAIRTILLAEDSPADAEMAVDALRDARLANPIVHVEDGVEAMDYLLRRGAYADREEGLPAVLLLDIKMPRMDGLEVLKLVRSDESLKRLPVVILSSSREESDLARSWDLGVNAYVVKPVDVDQFFTAVKTLGTFWALINQAPDKE; via the coding sequence ATGACCGCCATCCGCACCATCCTGCTTGCCGAAGACAGCCCCGCCGATGCCGAAATGGCGGTCGATGCGCTGCGCGACGCGCGCCTCGCCAATCCCATCGTCCATGTCGAGGACGGGGTCGAAGCGATGGATTACCTGCTGCGCCGCGGCGCCTACGCCGACCGCGAGGAAGGCCTGCCGGCGGTGTTGCTGCTCGACATCAAGATGCCGCGCATGGACGGGCTCGAGGTGCTGAAGCTGGTGCGCAGCGACGAATCGCTCAAGCGGCTGCCGGTGGTGATCCTGTCCTCCTCGCGCGAGGAAAGCGACCTGGCGCGGAGTTGGGATCTGGGGGTCAACGCCTATGTGGTCAAGCCGGTGGACGTGGACCAGTTCTTCACCGCGGTGAAGACCCTGGGCACGTTCTGGGCGCTGATCAATCAGGCGCCGGACAAAGAGTAA
- the pdhA gene encoding pyruvate dehydrogenase (acetyl-transferring) E1 component subunit alpha encodes MPIAAQFEIEYLQYLDASGQPVRDALPAESANPQTLLALFKQMLYVRTFDAKAVALQRTGKLGTYASCLGHEATHIGIGASMRSGDVLAPSYREYGAMFMRGVRPREVLLYWGGDERGSDFLRDSDAARDFPICVPISTQCLHAAGAALAFELRGEAHVAVATCGDGGSSKTDFYAALNSAGAYTLPLILCVINNGWAISVPRAAQTGAQTLAQKGLAGGLHCLQVDGNDLIAVLEAMRQARARALSGQGGTVIEFLTYRLSDHTTADDARRYRDEAEVKRAWEREPLTRLRTWLTTQGLWSEAEEAGWKQECARLVDTEVDAYLATPVQPVQAMFDYLYADPPQDLLAQRAEAIALEQRHG; translated from the coding sequence ATGCCCATCGCCGCGCAGTTCGAAATCGAATACCTGCAGTACCTGGATGCAAGCGGCCAGCCGGTCCGCGACGCGCTTCCCGCCGAATCGGCCAACCCGCAGACGCTGCTGGCGCTGTTCAAGCAGATGCTCTACGTACGCACCTTCGACGCCAAGGCGGTGGCCCTGCAGCGCACCGGCAAGCTCGGCACCTACGCCTCGTGCCTGGGCCACGAGGCCACTCACATCGGCATCGGCGCGTCGATGCGCAGCGGCGACGTGCTGGCGCCCAGCTACCGCGAGTACGGCGCCATGTTCATGCGCGGCGTGCGCCCACGCGAGGTGCTGCTGTACTGGGGCGGCGACGAACGCGGCAGCGACTTCCTGCGCGACTCGGACGCGGCCAGGGACTTCCCGATCTGCGTGCCGATCTCCACTCAGTGCCTGCACGCCGCCGGCGCGGCGCTGGCGTTCGAGCTGCGCGGCGAAGCCCATGTCGCCGTCGCCACCTGCGGCGACGGCGGCAGCTCCAAGACCGACTTCTACGCCGCGCTCAATTCCGCCGGCGCCTACACCCTGCCGCTGATCCTGTGCGTGATCAACAACGGCTGGGCAATCTCGGTGCCGCGCGCGGCGCAGACCGGCGCGCAGACCCTGGCGCAGAAGGGCCTGGCCGGCGGCCTGCATTGCCTGCAGGTGGACGGCAATGACCTGATCGCGGTGCTGGAGGCGATGCGCCAGGCGCGCGCGCGCGCGCTGTCCGGCCAGGGCGGCACGGTCATCGAGTTCCTGACCTACCGCCTGTCCGACCACACCACCGCCGACGACGCGCGCCGCTACCGCGACGAGGCCGAGGTCAAGCGCGCCTGGGAGCGCGAGCCGCTGACCCGTCTGCGCACCTGGCTGACCACGCAGGGGCTGTGGAGCGAGGCCGAGGAAGCGGGCTGGAAGCAGGAGTGCGCGCGCCTGGTCGACACCGAGGTCGACGCCTACCTGGCAACGCCGGTGCAGCCGGTGCAGGCGATGTTCGACTACCTGTACGCCGACCCGCCGCAGGACCTGCTGGCGCAGCGCGCCGAGGCCATCGCCCTGGAGCAGCGCCATGGATGA
- a CDS encoding SH3 domain-containing protein: MRARLLSDYRAAYPHPIRFAADERVVLGVRDEEWPAFVWTTTAAGNAGWAPLAWLRATGDGHAVALRAYHARELDAAQGDTVTLHHEYGGWWWAERADGAQGWLPARDLDLLEETP, from the coding sequence ATGCGCGCGCGCCTGCTCAGCGACTACCGCGCCGCCTACCCGCACCCGATCCGCTTCGCCGCCGACGAACGGGTCGTGCTGGGCGTGCGCGACGAGGAATGGCCCGCGTTCGTCTGGACCACCACCGCGGCCGGCAACGCCGGCTGGGCGCCGCTGGCTTGGCTGCGCGCAACCGGCGACGGCCATGCCGTGGCGCTGCGCGCCTACCACGCGCGCGAACTGGATGCCGCGCAGGGCGACACCGTGACCCTGCATCACGAATACGGCGGCTGGTGGTGGGCCGAGCGCGCCGATGGCGCGCAAGGCTGGCTGCCGGCGCGCGACCTGGACTTGCTGGAAGAGACCCCATGA